A part of Mesoplodon densirostris isolate mMesDen1 chromosome 10, mMesDen1 primary haplotype, whole genome shotgun sequence genomic DNA contains:
- the LOC132496831 gene encoding BOLA class I histocompatibility antigen, alpha chain BL3-6-like, with product MRVMAPGTLLLLLSGALALTETWAGSHSLRYFYTAVSRPGRGEPRFIAVGYVDDTQFVRFDSDAPNPRMEPRAQWVEQEGPEYWDRNTRNLKGSAQLYRENLNTALEYYNQSEAGSHTLQQMYGCYVGPDGRLLHGYRQYAYDGADYIALNEDLRTWTAADAAAQNTKRKWERAGAAERHRAYLDGACVEWLLRYLEAGKDTLQRADPPKTHVTHHPISDREVTLRCWALGFYPKEISLTWQRDGEDQTQDMELVETRPSGDGTFQKWVALVVPSGEEQRYTCHVQHEGLQEPLTLRWDPPQPTVLNMSVIVGLVLLVVTGAVVAGAVIWRKKHSGEKGGSYAQAASSDSAQGSDVSLTDPKGKTLEDLDWERCWGRGDAPGGGDL from the exons ATGCGGGTCATGGCACCGGGAACCCTCCTCCTGCTACTCTCGGGGGCCCTGGCCCTGACCGAGACCTGGGCGG gctCCCACTCCCTGAGGTATTTCTACACCGCGGTGTCCCGGCCCGGCCGCGGGGAGCCCCGCTTCATCGCCGTCGGCTACGTGGACGACACGCAGTTCGTGCGGTTCGACAGCGACGCCCCGAATCCGAGGATGGAGCCGCGGGCGCAGTGGGTGGAGCAGGAGGGGCCGGAGTATTGGGATCGGAACACGCGGAACCTCAAGGGCAGCGCACAGCTTTACCGAGAGAACCTGAACACCGCGCTCGAATACTACAACCAGAGCGAGGCCG GGTCTCACACCCTCCAGCAGATGTACGGCTGCTACGTGGGGCCGGACGGTCGCCTCCTCCACGGGTACAGACAGTACGCCTACGACGGCGCCGATTACATCGCCCTGAACGAGGACCTGCGCACCTGGACCGCGGCCGACGCGGCGGCTCAGAACACCAAGCGCAAGTGGGAGCGGGCCGGTGCTGCGGAGCGCCACAGAGCCTACCTGGACGGGGCATGCGTGGAGTGGCTCCTCAGATACTTGGAGGCCGGGAAGGACACGCTGCAGCGCGCAG ACCCTCCAAAGACACACGTGACCCATCACCCCATCTCTGACCGTGAGGTCACCCTGAggtgctgggccctgggcttCTACCCTAAGGAGATCTCACTGACCTGGCAGCGTGATGGGGAGGATCAGACCCAGGACATGGAGCTTGTGGAGACCAGGCCTTCAGGGGACGGAACCTTCCAGAAGTGGGTGGCCCTGGTGGTGCCTTCTGGAGAGGAGCAGAGATACACGTGCCATGTGCAGCACGAGGGGCTTCAGGAGCCCCTCACCCTGAGATGGG aCCCTCCTCAGCCCACCGTCCTCAACATGTCCGTCATTGTTGGCCTGGTTCTCTTGGTGGTCACTGGAGCCGTGGTGGCTGGAGCTGTGATCTGGAGGAAGAAGCACTCAg GTGAAAAAGGAGGAAGCTATGCTCAGGCTGCAA GCAGTGACAGTGCCCAGGGCTCTGATGTGTCTCTCACGGATCCTAAAGGTAAGACCCTGGAGGACCTAGATTGGGAGAGGTGTTGGGGTCGAGGGGATGCCCCGGGTGGTGGGGATCTTTGA